The Hermetia illucens chromosome 2, iHerIll2.2.curated.20191125, whole genome shotgun sequence genomic interval GTGAGCATAGGCAGATGTGCACGGCTACCTCTTTCACTAATGAAAGCATCTGGCGCAGCatccatatcagcaaggaccaGGAGAAAGTCCCAATAATTGCCTCTGGACCACGCGACATTCTCCTAATAATAGGGTACTAATCGGACCACATGGCTCTCGACTGAGTAGCTGATTACATCAGTATCACTAACAATATGTTATGTAGACTACCCTTTGAGACCCCATACTTGAAATCTGGCGCGGCTTCTTTGCCTGCTCCAATTTGCCTCTTTAGTGATGCACTCATTTGTAAGGAGCTGAATAACATGGAGATATTACTCGCATTGCAGCAGTGGGTTCACATCAGCGTAAATTTCTTTCTCTGCTTCATGGAGGAGAGGCGCACACTTGAAGGATTAATTACACTTTGAAAATGCCGATCGGAGACCACTTAAGGAcagtttatcgatttcgagTGGCGCCAAGATAATCATGACAAACCGACATGCTCTCCTGTGGGAATGCAATGAAATATGGGCGAAAGTCGAGAAGGATAACCGGTGCTTTCTGTCTGTCGGGAAAAGGTGAAATATGCGCACTGCGTACGTACTGCAAGGGCAATTTGAGTTTGCAGGTGATTACCCTAATCGCGATTAGCCGGATCAGGACGGAGATAAGATTGTTGTCGATAATCTGTAAAAGTATCAGTTTCGACTTTGGTTGTTAGGAAGAGTTTGTCACATGCTCTCAATAATCCAGGAATGCAAATAAATAGGGAAATGCTTAATGGCTCATCTCAATACAAGCGTAGAGCTGTTGATGACCTGGAGTTTTTCCAAATAGAAGAAAAGCGAGTAGACGAGAGGATACTCATATCGTCTTTAGATAAGCAAATAAACAATGCAGCCATTGTCCACAGGCCTTGAAGGTACTACTTTGCTATCTAGTGGGAACCTATGAATGGAACATGAGCATTTTATGAACTTCATATATTCAAATGGTCCAATATGAGTATATGGATATAACAGAGGTAGAGTCCAAGCCTAAATGAAAACGTATTTTACGCAGTTAGTTTATCTTCTTTGATCCTGTCCCACAAGCTTCTTCTCTATATGTTCATTTGCGGAGTATTGCCCGGACGATATGTAATGAACCAATGGGGATTtgcgatggtcaaacgaccatcctgagtagcCAAAGACGACCtcgagggaagagctatcccagaaacctaaaatgatggcgaaattgaccgtgaaggtccatcCACGAATACTGAAGCTCGATTGGAGATCTCGGTCCACACGtttttgcacgcctctgtgctagccagactcgggaatgtGGTGGGATAGGGTCCTTTGGGCGCTACGATCCcttaaccaaccaaccaacaacatcaaactgcattaAGATCGTTAATAATttcgcctatctagggtcgaaaatcacaaccgctaacagctacgacgatgaaatccgcgcacggttgttggcagccaacagagcgtatttcagctcgcaaaaactcttccgctcgaaacgtctcaccatagggtcaaagctcttactacacaagacaatgatcttgccaatcctcatgtattcctcggagacttgggttcttagtaagaaaagttgtgtactcttggccgcattcgagagaagaatcctccgaagaatttttggcccctacatgagaatggacgattccgtaggctacacaatgacgaaatctatgagcgataccgtgaccgtcaggttgtggataaaatccggctcaataggagcTGTTGATGACCTGGATTTTTCCAAATAGAAGAAAAGCGAGTAGACGGGAGGATACCCATATCGTTTTTAGATAAGCAACTAAACAATGCAGCCATTGTCCACAGATCTTGAAGGTACTATTTCACTGTCTAGTGGGAACTTATGAATGGAATATGAGCAGTTTATGAACTTCATATATTCAAATTGTCCAATATGAGTATATGGATATAACAGATGTGGAGTCCAAGCCTAAATGACAACGTATTTTACGCAGTTAGTTTTTCTTCTTTGATCCTGTCCCACAATCATCTTCTCCATATGTTTATGGGCGGAGTATTGTCGGGACAATATGTAATGAACTAATGGGGATTTggatcctgagtggccgaagacgacctcgAAGGAAAAACtatcctaaaaacctaaaaagttggcgaaattgacagtGAAGGTCCATCCGCAAATACTGAAATTCCATCGGAGATCTCAGTCGACACGTAATTGCACGCCTGTGTTCTAGCTagactcgggaatgtggggggatggggtcctttgagcgctacgatccctcaaccaaccaaccagcaacatcaaaccgcattggtcaaacgggaagaataaagataggagatgaCAACTTTAAGATCGTTAATAATTTcgcctatctaaggtcgaaaatcgcaaccgataacagctacgatgatgaaatccgcgcacggttgttgtcagccaacagagctcagcttacaaagactgttccactcgaaacgtctcaccatagggtcaaagctcttactatacaagactatgatcttgccagtcctcatgtattcctcggaaacttaggtttttagcaagaaaaattgcgaactcttggccgcgttcgagagaagaatcctccgaagaatttttggccccctacatgaagatggacgattccgtagcctacataacgacgaaatctatgagcgataccatgaccgtccggttgtggataaaatccggctcaataggttacggtgggcgggtcacttaatccgtatggacgaggatgatccagcccgaaaagtttataagggcaatatctatggtagaaaaagaagacgaggcagaccctgcctgtgacggggcgatgacgtaggtcaggacagcttttagggatatcgaattcgtggacctcggctcaaaaccgagatgcctggagttccttattaaggcaggcctagactggataccggttgttgcgccaatgatgatgatgatccctcGCGTGTCATTATCGAAAATTTACGTGTCTATATCAATGCGTGGATCCGCTCCGGATCTTAAAAATAACCGCAGAAACATAGGAATTTGGGTAAGCCTAACGAGTTAAAtcaaaacgcgagctaaaacctgaaaatgaaatttaaaaaaacgatATCCGTACCCGAGTGCCGCAATCGATCGCAGTCTCGATCGCTGTTTCTTCTGCTTCAGATGTTTATTGAGACACGGTGCTTGAGGTTCCcctcttccttgacatcctcaggccattattctgGAGGATGTCCATATAATGTGGGAGTTTTGCGGCGCTAAGGAGGAGGACAGACGAAGGAGCcctcagctacaggtattgtacctaaataccTCACGCTTTGCCTTAATGTCCTggaactctcacacagtctggttcaatccatgcagaaatacaccattctgcatacgttctCAAtgctgcggggagttctcgacagattctcccattgacctaccaccagcgCTTCTTTAGTTTTAAGGTAGGTAAGAcagtccgagcctaaatgcttgacacttagtgctTAGTGCATTGGTGTCACAGGCAAAAACtatggagagtgcgatgacccgtcagactggaaatcttggttttattggtttttatcatcagtccaactctaattgtctctctttctaaatccatgATTTGGTGAGAGCAAACAGGCATCATAAGTATAGCCGACGTGATTGAGGAAAGCTGTCATGGTCTATTAGCCACCTTTATATACTGAATCAGTTCTATCACTTTTAATTTGCTCTCGCTTCAAAAAGAAATATTCACAGTATAAATCGTCTGTACTCGCACTAAATTAGCTATCAGGAGTCTCTTTTGCCAACATTCAAGTCCCAGGTCAATTAGAGTGAATACTACGCGtcattgcatttttcaatgtttataACGAGTCCAGCCTAAAGGAAagcttgaaaaatgcactcgagatagtccaaatgctcagatttgGAAGAAGAGGTGACCAAAACAGTATCCATGCAAACGAAACCGAAGTTCAAGTTCGTAGGGCAGAgtagatgaatctctgaaatctctgcgcagcgttgcacgaGCTAAAAGTCACCCtggtgaactcaaagagtccaaaaggtgtgcagACAGCCGGTATGTCTTCGGGAGTAACAAAAACTTGGTGTGGAATAGAATACCGGTCGGGAAttatctgagcattcagacgcctataatcaaATAGAGTGGAGATGAttaacagctattggaagacctgcaaaataattctttcattGCAACAGCTAACTTTTGGGGTGatagccagtagtgttgatgtggtgcttcaTATTGTGCTTAACTGGCTGGGAgaaactattatattttgaatagTATTTTCGAAGTAATGGGCTAATGCGAAGATTGGCAACGCCTTCCAAAGTaatggaaagagtgtcgttCGCGCAGGTGAAAAAATGTCCAGACGACTTTGAACAGGTTGCGGATTCTATTAAGGCTTTGTTCTGTAGGTTCACCAACACCCCATAGTGCGTCTAAACTGGGGGTGCTAATGTCTGCCGAAACAAATcgtcacgaaaacgttcggcgcaatCCATTTGCCTGTCGgatgggagaggagttcgcggcagccAGTCGCAAGTTCTGCTGTATCAACGTGTTTAGATGGGGTACGGGAAAACCGACGCCACAGTGCCTATGTCAACCAGAAAGCAACGCTCGaatattgtaaggcgacgtggtactacgcttcgggtagccggcgccgaggcacccagcggGCCTAATTTTTGTTGCTCAATGCAACAATTGggtcggatggctcaagtggttagagcgctgggctgtcgtagcggaaggtcgcggttcaaatctcgctgggggcagaggaatttgttatcgtgattggatgtcggacaccagtcgactcagctgtgaatgagtacctgagtcaaatcagggtaataatctcgggcgagcgcaatgctgaccacattgcctcccacagtgtactgtggtgtaccgttacggtcttgaatgaagtgctctaacacacttcaaggccctgatccaatatggattgttgcgccaacgattattattattattaatgcaaCAATTatatccggtggtacatttagtcgcttgagcttCGAATTTATGGCGGTACCAGCAAATCGTTGGGGCCGATGAGGGTCGCCGCGTGCGACTACCTGAACTTCCGTTGCGAAAAGCAGACCTCGACCCGTAGTCACAGTCATCAAGAGCTACCCTCCGAACGCACAGTACCTACAGTCGTTGTCAGTTTGGACACGACGTCCGCAAGTGTCGTCATCACTTCAGGTCTTCCACTTCCTGACGTGTGTCTCTAGAGACTTCCGCGACTACGAGGCGTAGGTACACCTCGTGGACTTTATCCGCTGTGACGAACAACACCTGCAGCAACCCCGAGTTCCACGAAGTAACTGGCTGGGGGTACAGTCGCCCAGCGTTAGCTCGtccagcaagtgattcagcttcgcTTCTCACTCACTGACAGTCGGCGTATGAGCTGCTCATTTAGCCAGAGATAGGAGCTTGATACATTCGAGGGCTTTGCTGAAAGTGCTGATGCTGCTGTTGTGAATGCAGTTGCCGGTTGCTGTTGTTGCGATGGCTCGAAAGAAAGCGTTCGgttaaaaaaattaagtttttcgAATTAATCAAGGACAGGCACAACGTGCattaagccattaagaacatgatgAGGACCAttagggtgctttacaataggtcgcatgaagaagaaagaaagtctATGGAGAAGCCGAACATCCCAGCTCCCACAGTGTCGCAGGCGaaccaagtgacaccaaagcataaGGTCATCGACCTTTgatcaagtaagagagtgcgagacaaagagggcgtAGTTttagggaatcaacaggcaccaaaaaggacaAAAGCGGTCTTGACAAACAGAACAAAAAGTTGAGAAGGGCCGAAAGTACCCCGACCTagaagacctaggcggaaatgtcagcaaaattcggaggacccagaaaggggatctcatgtttaaactgaaaaaatcaagcgtgggaaaaactgacggctttcgtaaccaagttatcaattcacttggggagaatgtcgcagttcgttcccaaaatgagatctatatacagggCAAGGATCTCGATCTCCAGAGGAGAGATgcgcactgccttgaagcaacaattctaGTTGGAGGGattcagcgaagaatctatcgtgagcctaagaaaaacttatgacggtactcaaacggccacaatgcgactgccagtggagtcagtgcagaagttgttggccgcgGGGGAggttgccgactaagggaacagatctctttaaagaggtgcttcaaatgcctaatgtttggacacttcgcgaaggcatgcactagcggcattagtcggtccgatcgatgtcgaaggtgtggggagaaaggtcatatggtcaaggagtgcaatagacaCCCCAAATGTACTTTGGgttcgcaagaacctcaagcttggCATCCagtggagtaagagggaatgttttagggagctctgttcggaggcGGACATAAAGCCGTGggatagcgcctataaaatcgtgacaggaccaTTCAGAGGTCGATCATCTCCGTAGATCACATGGCCTacgttcttgttgaaaataatccaggggttattttccTAGCAAGAAGGGGTACTGAGACCTTGTAGCACCCCCTGAATGAGACAcccattccaccagtcaccagggacgagctgctggaggtctgcagtcgaataggcgacagcaaagcctcgGGTCTGGAGCTTTTTAAAATCATCCAAAAAACGCTTgttcttgtgattttttttattactgtGTCTATTTCAATCAATTGACAATCAAAATATGTTTATCGTCAATACAGTTTTATACATAACAAAATACAGAATgttagaaaacaaaaaaaaatatataaattgtgTATGGgtgttgttttattttatgcatTCATGGCCACATAATTTATGTTTGTCTCTCACGTTTTTCTTATTTCATAATCACTTTGTCAAGACATTATTATAAAAATGCGTTTTAGTATTGTTTTTCCTTCTCTTCACAATCTCCATATTTTTAAACATTAAGAGCATAATGTTCatagaattttatttacaaattaatCAGCGACTTGATATCCGTCAATTGAGCGTTAAATCTTCATAACTACATCTCAGAAGAGCAAATTTTAAATGAGTCTCGCGTAGTTACTTGGAATTCGCCGCCGCCGTTGACTATACTCACTCGACTTTAATCTAAATCTAACAAAAAATTTAAGGTACCAACTCCTTCACAACTAATTTTGTTCCTTTTGTCGTTCATGTCCACCATTCTAGGTTCATTTCTCATTTCTCAAACTCTGGAAAACGTTGGATTCCGGTGATTAGGTACTTAGCAAACAGAACTCAAAaatattttgtgtattttgtCGATATTAAATCACATtccgcaaaaacacattcacTCGACGATTTATAAAATGGCGATTTGGtcatcaaatataattatatcaatattaaaataatatttgtCTATGATTTGAAATCAATAGTAGTTGTAGTAAAAGACTGATCAGGGGCAGCGTTCACTCGTCCACAGACGAGGATTCATCCGTTTCGTAagactttttcttcatttttgatACACTTGAATACAACTATACAAACTGACTTATATTTACTTCGCAACTGCAACGAGAATGCGAACAGAATAGAGCACACCTAGGGTACATGTTGCGGAGAAGTGAACGCCTGCCTGCTATCTTAGTTCCTTTTGCGTGACTAAAGGGTAGTACGGGTGGTCGCTTAGCTAGCAACCAAGCCTTGTAGTTGTTCAGTGATTTCAGCAGTGTCTATTTCTCGTTTATTAGTCTGGGCTGATGATCGCTCTGCCGAAGCACTCGACGAGGTCGGTCTGGCGCATGACTTCTTATGCACGAACCAGTGGAGGCGTTGACACTCACGATCACAGTATTGCACTTCTTTGCATTTTGAACATTTCTTGTCCGGCTTCTCTTCACCACATGAGCTGCAGTATGTAATGTCGTCCTgtcaaaagaaaagaagaattgttttaattaaaatccATCCAGAACCTCGCTCctacgaaataataaaaatgggAAGAATCCATTGACACTTACCATGAAACCGCGATGCCCATTGATAGCGTTCTTTAGAACCTCTAAAGCTGGCGGCGCTTCTGGATTCGCCAACTGTGTCACCACCTGCTTGAATATTGTACATTCTCGGAACGGGAATTCCCGGGCGCAATCCCGAATGGTATACTCAATGTAGTCCGGTTGTCCCGGTTTGTTCTCTTTCAGCACTCGCTTTGCAAACATTTCAACAAAGTCATGCCGCGACTCAGTACTGCCTTGCTCCCGGCGTGAATGAAAATGCTCCTGGCAGCGGATAATTTCCCCAACTATCCAACCCAAGTAGTGGTATTTGAAAGCCATCACTTCACTCCTGTCGTACTTCTTCTTAATTTCACGCTCAGTCATCAATTCCAggacttttttaattttcttcaggTGATCTGCGAGTGTTCCCACTTTTTGTAGATTCAGCGCTATCCGAACGGGATGAAGATTAACTTGGATGACGAATTTATGAAAACCATCTACTAGGGCCGGCGGTAAATAAGGCTCAGTTTGTTGTCCCTGTAATATGGAGTAGTATTCCACTTCCGATTTTGGTACAAAGTTATTTATAATGGCCACGCAATGGTGATTGCCAACGAAAGCTGCCATTTGAGCTGCTGTCCTGTTCACTGAGTTTTCAGTGTTTGGCTTCACGC includes:
- the LOC119648796 gene encoding ankyrin repeat and MYND domain-containing protein 2, translated to MANESNLTDVQRQMFEKIAKNEASEFRALLTQNKGSVNFVDENGMSPLQHACYKGNKEIVQMLLDQGADVNYCQHGANYTSLHFAALNGNPEIVLLLLEAGVKPNTENSVNRTAAQMAAFVGNHHCVAIINNFVPKSEVEYYSILQGQQTEPYLPPALVDGFHKFVIQVNLHPVRIALNLQKVGTLADHLKKIKKVLELMTEREIKKKYDRSEVMAFKYHYLGWIVGEIIRCQEHFHSRREQGSTESRHDFVEMFAKRVLKENKPGQPDYIEYTIRDCAREFPFRECTIFKQVVTQLANPEAPPALEVLKNAINGHRGFMDDITYCSSCGEEKPDKKCSKCKEVQYCDRECQRLHWFVHKKSCARPTSSSASAERSSAQTNKREIDTAEITEQLQGLVAS